A stretch of the Mycobacteroides immunogenum genome encodes the following:
- a CDS encoding GNAT family N-acetyltransferase, producing MEPVELQTDRLVLRAVTGDDETAIVNACNDREILHYLPLPVPYTAEAAGNFIATSAQEWVDGSRYGFGFFLADTGELAGTCALKSISLGVLEVGYWSAPRHRRKGLAAEAVRRLCQWGFDELSAHRIEWWAVVGNDGSRAVAEAVGFEMEGLLRRRSYRRDEPADWWVGGLLRRPE from the coding sequence ATGGAACCCGTTGAACTGCAGACGGACCGGCTGGTGTTGCGGGCCGTCACCGGCGACGACGAGACGGCCATTGTGAACGCATGCAACGATCGGGAGATCCTGCACTACCTACCGCTGCCGGTGCCGTACACCGCCGAGGCTGCCGGCAACTTCATCGCAACATCCGCGCAGGAGTGGGTCGACGGCTCCCGATATGGTTTTGGATTCTTCCTAGCGGACACGGGCGAACTGGCCGGTACCTGTGCGCTGAAGTCGATCTCCCTCGGCGTGCTGGAGGTTGGATACTGGTCCGCGCCGCGGCATCGCCGAAAGGGGCTGGCAGCGGAAGCAGTGAGAAGATTATGCCAGTGGGGATTTGATGAACTGAGTGCCCATCGCATCGAATGGTGGGCGGTCGTCGGCAACGATGGCTCGCGTGCGGTGGCAGAGGCGGTCGGGTTCGAGATGGAGGGGCTGCTGCGCCGACGTTCCTATCGTCGAGACGAGCCCGCCGACTGGTGGGTGGGTGGGCTGTTGCGGCGGCCCGAGTGA
- a CDS encoding bifunctional 2-methylcitrate synthase/citrate synthase, which produces MTTATPTIHKGLAGVVVDTTAISKVVPETNSLTYRGYPVQELAANCSFEQVAYLLWHGELPSEGELALFNQRERAQRRLDRSLMALLAKLPETCHPMDVVRTAISFLGAEDPSEDDSSPDANYAKSLRMFAVLPTIVAADMRRRRGLDPIQPHSHLGYSANFLRMCFGEVPDPVIVKAFEQSMVLYAEHSFNASTFAARVVTSTQSDIYSAVTAAIGALKGSLHGGANEAVMHDMIEIGDASKAAEWLHGKRARKEKIMGFGHRVYKNGDSRVPTMRAALGDVARVRDGRQWLEIYKVLEAEMNAATGIKPNLDFPTGPAYYLMGFDIPSFTPIFVMSRITGWTAHIMEQSAANALIRPLSDYSGKPQRSLAS; this is translated from the coding sequence ATGACTACCGCAACACCGACCATTCACAAGGGTCTTGCCGGCGTAGTGGTGGACACCACCGCGATTTCCAAGGTCGTCCCCGAGACAAACTCGCTGACCTACCGGGGATATCCGGTGCAGGAGCTCGCCGCCAACTGCAGCTTCGAACAGGTCGCCTACCTCCTGTGGCACGGCGAGCTCCCCAGCGAGGGCGAGCTTGCGCTCTTCAACCAGCGCGAGCGCGCCCAGCGTCGCCTGGACAGGTCCCTGATGGCGCTGCTGGCCAAATTGCCGGAAACCTGCCACCCCATGGATGTGGTGCGTACCGCCATCAGCTTCCTGGGTGCCGAAGATCCCTCCGAGGATGACAGCTCACCGGATGCCAACTACGCCAAGTCGCTTCGCATGTTCGCGGTGCTGCCGACGATCGTCGCAGCCGATATGCGCCGCCGGCGCGGGCTGGATCCCATTCAGCCGCACAGCCACCTGGGCTACTCGGCGAACTTCCTACGGATGTGCTTCGGCGAGGTTCCCGATCCGGTCATCGTCAAGGCATTCGAGCAGTCGATGGTCCTGTACGCCGAGCACAGCTTCAACGCTTCCACGTTCGCCGCACGGGTAGTCACCTCGACGCAGTCGGATATCTACAGTGCGGTCACCGCTGCCATCGGCGCCCTCAAGGGCTCCTTGCACGGCGGCGCGAACGAGGCCGTGATGCACGACATGATCGAGATCGGCGACGCGTCCAAGGCCGCGGAGTGGCTGCACGGCAAGCGGGCTCGCAAAGAGAAGATCATGGGATTCGGGCATCGGGTGTACAAGAACGGCGACTCCAGGGTGCCGACAATGCGTGCCGCACTCGGCGATGTCGCCCGGGTTCGCGACGGTCGCCAGTGGCTGGAGATCTACAAGGTTCTCGAGGCCGAGATGAATGCGGCCACCGGCATCAAGCCCAACCTGGACTTTCCCACCGGTCCGGCCTACTACCTCATGGGCTTCGATATCCCCAGTTTCACACCGATTTTCGTGATGAGCCGGATAACGGGGTGGACCGCTCACATCATGGAACAGTCCGCGGCGAACGCCCTGATTCGTCCGCTGAGCGACTACTCCGGCAAGCCCCAGCGCTCACTGGCTTCCTAG